In Pseudomonas nunensis, a single window of DNA contains:
- the cls gene encoding cardiolipin synthase: protein MDYFGPHIFGYLIALLHTLGLIAAIHAVLTVRTAQGSIAWALSLLFIPYLTLIPYLVFGRSTFDGYIKARRQANEEMRKAISELNWRPWVEEALTARASSAYASLRAMPKLGRMPCLANNEVHLLINGTATFEAIFDAISHAREAVLVQFFIIHDDRLGQRLQALLLKKAAEGVAVYLLYDRIGSHSLPHSYVQPLRDAGVEVKAFATRSGWLNRFQVNFRNHRKIVVVDGVLGFVGGHNVGDEYMGEKPPLAPWRDTHVQVRGPVVACMQESFAEDWFWAARTLPPLILPDVYPDDGVLCQLLASGPADSYETCSLFFVEAIHAATERVWITSPYFIPDEAVFAALRLAVLRGVDVRLLLPSRPDHRIVYAASSLYAFEAVRAGVRVFRYEPGFLHQKVVLIDSEISAIGSANLDNRSFRLNFEVMLLTVDSAFAAEVEHMLNDDFAQAHEIAKEESRETHRLQQIGMRVARLISPIL, encoded by the coding sequence ATGGATTATTTTGGACCGCACATTTTCGGTTATCTGATCGCGCTATTGCACACGCTGGGCCTGATTGCCGCCATCCACGCCGTGTTGACCGTTCGAACCGCCCAAGGCTCGATTGCCTGGGCCCTGTCGCTGTTGTTCATTCCCTACCTGACGCTTATCCCTTATCTGGTCTTCGGCCGCAGCACCTTCGATGGTTACATCAAGGCGCGGCGCCAGGCCAACGAAGAAATGCGCAAGGCCATCTCCGAGCTGAACTGGCGGCCCTGGGTCGAAGAAGCCCTGACCGCCCGCGCATCCAGCGCCTACGCTTCATTAAGGGCGATGCCAAAACTGGGGCGCATGCCGTGCCTGGCGAACAACGAAGTGCACTTGCTGATCAACGGCACGGCGACCTTCGAAGCGATTTTCGACGCTATCAGCCACGCCAGGGAAGCAGTGCTGGTCCAGTTCTTTATCATCCACGACGACCGGCTCGGCCAACGCCTGCAAGCGCTGCTGCTGAAGAAAGCCGCCGAAGGCGTGGCGGTCTATTTACTTTACGACCGCATCGGCAGCCACTCGTTGCCCCATAGCTACGTGCAGCCGTTGCGCGACGCCGGTGTCGAGGTCAAAGCCTTCGCTACCCGTAGCGGCTGGCTCAACCGGTTCCAGGTCAACTTCCGTAACCACCGAAAGATCGTGGTGGTCGACGGCGTGCTGGGCTTCGTCGGCGGACACAACGTTGGCGACGAATACATGGGCGAGAAACCGCCCCTGGCGCCGTGGCGCGATACCCATGTTCAGGTGCGCGGGCCGGTGGTGGCCTGCATGCAGGAATCTTTCGCCGAGGACTGGTTCTGGGCCGCCCGTACGCTCCCGCCGCTGATCCTGCCGGACGTTTACCCAGACGACGGCGTGCTCTGCCAATTGCTCGCCAGCGGCCCGGCAGATTCCTACGAGACCTGTTCACTGTTCTTCGTCGAAGCCATTCACGCGGCGACGGAACGGGTGTGGATCACCAGCCCTTACTTCATACCGGACGAAGCGGTATTCGCCGCGTTGCGCCTGGCGGTACTGCGCGGTGTGGATGTGCGGCTTCTGCTGCCGTCGCGACCGGATCACCGAATCGTCTACGCCGCCTCCAGCCTTTACGCTTTCGAAGCCGTTCGCGCGGGCGTGCGCGTCTTCCGCTACGAACCGGGATTCCTGCATCAGAAAGTGGTGTTGATCGACAGCGAAATCAGCGCCATTGGCAGCGCCAATCTGGACAACCGTTCGTTCCGGCTGAATTTCGAAGTGATGTTGCTGACCGTCGACAGCGCGTTCGCCGCCGAAGTGGAACACATGCTTAACGATGACTTCGCCCAGGCCCACGAGATCGCCAAAGAAGAAAGCCGGGAGACCCACCGCCTGCAACAGATTGGCATGCGGGTCGCCCGGCTTATTTCACCGATCCTTTAA
- a CDS encoding DUF3617 domain-containing protein — protein MNVRLLGLAMALGLSLPVAAQAQMLQPGLWELTTSNMKVDDQNLPDLQLILGQLQGQMTPAQRAQLEKQGITMGGKGIRACLTQAQVASDNIPLTDPQSGCKQEITDRTGNQWKFRFSCPKAQGAGVATFLSDREFTTKVNGTFNATGIQQKGSLDTRAVWLGQDCGTVKPRA, from the coding sequence ATGAACGTTCGTCTGCTGGGTTTGGCCATGGCCCTTGGTTTGTCCCTTCCTGTGGCTGCTCAGGCGCAGATGCTGCAACCGGGTCTGTGGGAATTGACCACAAGCAACATGAAAGTCGATGACCAGAACCTGCCGGATCTGCAATTGATCCTCGGCCAGTTGCAAGGCCAGATGACCCCGGCACAGCGCGCGCAGCTGGAGAAGCAGGGCATCACCATGGGCGGCAAAGGGATCCGTGCGTGCCTGACTCAGGCTCAGGTTGCATCGGACAACATTCCGCTGACGGACCCGCAATCGGGCTGCAAGCAGGAAATCACCGACCGTACCGGGAACCAGTGGAAATTCCGCTTCAGCTGCCCGAAAGCGCAAGGTGCGGGTGTTGCTACGTTCCTGAGTGATCGTGAGTTCACCACCAAGGTTAACGGCACCTTCAATGCTACCGGCATTCAGCAGAAGGGTAGCCTGGATACCCGTGCGGTGTGGCTGGGTCAGGATTGCGGGACCGTTAAGCCGAGGGCTTAA
- a CDS encoding His/Gly/Thr/Pro-type tRNA ligase C-terminal domain-containing protein, which yields MIHITLPDGSLREYDQPLSVYELAASIGPALAKAAVAGRVDGVLVDCGFMIHGDARVSIVTPQEPDGLEILRRSCALMLAMAVKQLHPSVLLLKGSALGDGFFYEFALQRALTLADLTPIEVRMHMLAAGNHSIRQRPLSSTEQHSVYRMGDGEYLTKGPHVPATRVLQAFALDHVGGTSLQRIYGTCWPSQHELEHWRAPPQVMVVNIDERQIAYTQSVTEELRRSGVRAHVDLRNEKIGYKIRLHSERSVPYLLVVGEKEKHGGFVSVRSCSGEDFGRMRIDEVCGFLHPKDLGV from the coding sequence ATGATCCATATCACCCTGCCCGACGGCTCACTGCGCGAATACGATCAGCCACTTTCCGTGTATGAGCTGGCGGCGAGTATCGGGCCCGCGTTGGCCAAAGCGGCGGTAGCCGGTCGGGTGGACGGCGTGTTGGTGGACTGTGGATTCATGATCCACGGCGATGCCCGGGTCAGTATCGTCACGCCTCAGGAACCCGATGGCCTGGAGATCCTGCGCCGCTCCTGTGCGCTGATGCTGGCCATGGCAGTGAAGCAGCTGCATCCGAGTGTCCTGCTGTTGAAGGGCTCGGCACTCGGTGATGGCTTCTTCTATGAGTTTGCATTGCAACGGGCGTTAACCCTGGCGGACCTGACCCCGATTGAAGTGCGCATGCACATGCTCGCGGCGGGCAATCACTCGATCCGACAGCGGCCACTGTCTTCAACCGAACAGCATTCGGTGTACCGCATGGGCGACGGCGAATACTTGACCAAGGGCCCGCATGTGCCGGCCACCAGAGTGCTGCAAGCCTTCGCCCTGGATCACGTAGGCGGTACCTCGCTGCAACGAATCTACGGGACATGCTGGCCGAGCCAACACGAGCTGGAACATTGGCGCGCACCACCGCAAGTGATGGTGGTGAACATCGACGAGCGCCAGATTGCCTACACGCAATCAGTGACCGAGGAGCTGCGACGCAGCGGTGTGCGCGCTCATGTTGATCTGCGCAACGAGAAGATCGGCTACAAGATTCGCCTGCACAGCGAGCGCAGCGTGCCATATCTGTTGGTGGTCGGAGAGAAGGAAAAGCATGGCGGGTTCGTCAGCGTGCGCAGTTGCAGCGGGGAAGATTTCGGGCGCATGCGGATTGATGAGGTGTGTGGGTTTTTACACCCGAAGGATCTCGGCGTTTGA
- a CDS encoding dihydroorotase translates to MSSVLIRNARLVNEGRVSDGDLLVSNGRIVKIASSIEGEIADVEIDARGQWLLPGMIDDQVHFRDPGAPDKGSFYTESRAAVAGGITSFMDMPNTNPATLTLDALADKKRRAAINSVANYGFHFGVSNDNLDTVAALNPCEVAGVKVFMGASTGNMLVDDPRILERLFAEVPTILLAHCEHTPSIDANAATLRALYGEQIPAAAHPLIRNAEACFRSSSMAVELAKRHGTRLHVLHLTTAAELELFDNEPLAQKNITAEVCLHHLLFDDRDYPRLGNLIKCNPAIKFQSDRDALRQALLSNRLDVIGSDHAPHTWAEKQRPYSQAPSGLPLVQHALPALLELVADEVLPITTLVAKTSHRVADLFAIPDRGYLREGYWADLVLIQPEPEGVAVSQQPILSQCGWTPFVHHRFRHSVSTTLVSGQIAWHANRLHDSCQGLPLRFMR, encoded by the coding sequence ATGAGCAGCGTGCTGATTCGCAACGCCCGGTTGGTGAACGAAGGCCGTGTGTCTGACGGCGATCTGTTGGTCAGCAATGGCCGCATCGTCAAGATCGCCAGCAGCATCGAAGGCGAAATCGCGGACGTGGAAATCGATGCCCGGGGTCAATGGCTGTTGCCGGGCATGATCGATGACCAGGTGCATTTCCGTGATCCGGGTGCTCCGGACAAGGGCAGCTTCTACACCGAATCACGAGCGGCGGTGGCCGGCGGCATTACCAGTTTCATGGACATGCCCAACACCAATCCGGCCACCCTCACCCTCGACGCCTTGGCCGACAAAAAGCGCCGGGCGGCGATCAACTCGGTGGCCAACTACGGCTTTCACTTCGGCGTGAGCAACGACAATCTCGACACGGTTGCCGCGCTCAATCCTTGCGAAGTCGCCGGGGTGAAAGTGTTCATGGGCGCCTCCACCGGCAACATGCTGGTGGACGATCCGCGGATTCTCGAGCGGTTGTTTGCCGAAGTGCCGACGATCCTGTTGGCCCACTGCGAACACACGCCGAGCATCGACGCGAATGCCGCGACCCTTCGCGCGCTGTACGGCGAACAGATTCCTGCGGCGGCCCATCCGCTGATCCGCAATGCCGAGGCCTGCTTTCGCTCGTCATCAATGGCCGTGGAACTGGCCAAACGTCACGGCACTCGACTGCATGTTTTGCACCTGACGACGGCGGCGGAACTTGAGCTGTTCGACAACGAGCCACTGGCCCAGAAAAACATCACCGCCGAAGTCTGCCTGCATCATTTGCTGTTCGATGATCGCGACTATCCACGCCTGGGCAACCTGATCAAATGCAACCCGGCGATCAAGTTCCAGAGCGACCGTGATGCCTTGCGCCAAGCCTTGCTGAGCAATCGGCTGGATGTGATCGGCAGCGATCATGCGCCCCACACCTGGGCGGAAAAACAGCGGCCCTACAGTCAGGCGCCATCAGGTTTGCCGCTGGTGCAACACGCCCTCCCCGCGCTGTTGGAATTGGTCGCGGATGAAGTGCTGCCGATCACCACCCTCGTGGCCAAGACCAGTCACCGGGTCGCCGATTTGTTCGCGATTCCTGATCGTGGTTATCTGCGCGAAGGCTATTGGGCCGATCTGGTGCTGATCCAACCCGAGCCCGAAGGCGTCGCCGTTTCCCAGCAACCGATTCTCTCGCAGTGCGGCTGGACGCCCTTCGTCCACCATCGTTTTCGCCACAGCGTCAGCACCACACTGGTGTCGGGGCAAATTGCCTGGCACGCCAATCGTCTACATGACAGCTGCCAGGGTTTGCCCCTGCGCTTCATGCGCTAA
- a CDS encoding DapH/DapD/GlmU-related protein yields the protein MIRKNPSGDLPVIAESAYVDKTAIICGKVVIGENVFVGPYAVIRADEVDASGAMEPITIGANSNIQDGVVIHSKSGAAVTIGEFSSIAHRSIVHGPCTVGDRVFIGFNSVLFNCSVGNGCVVRHNSVVDGRDLPDAFYVPSTTRIGPGTDLSQFPPVSISASEFSEDVARTNVDLVRGYKALQNEF from the coding sequence ATGATCCGAAAGAATCCTTCAGGTGATCTGCCGGTGATTGCGGAGTCCGCTTACGTGGATAAGACCGCGATCATTTGCGGCAAAGTAGTGATCGGCGAGAACGTCTTCGTCGGTCCCTACGCGGTGATTCGTGCTGACGAAGTCGATGCCTCGGGCGCGATGGAGCCGATCACCATCGGCGCTAACTCGAACATTCAGGACGGTGTGGTGATCCATTCCAAGTCCGGCGCGGCGGTGACCATCGGCGAGTTCAGCTCCATCGCCCACCGCTCAATCGTGCATGGCCCCTGCACCGTCGGCGACCGGGTATTCATCGGCTTCAACAGCGTGCTGTTCAACTGCTCGGTCGGGAACGGCTGCGTGGTTCGGCACAATTCGGTAGTCGACGGCCGGGACTTGCCCGATGCCTTCTACGTGCCGTCCACTACACGTATTGGCCCAGGCACCGACCTGTCGCAGTTCCCGCCGGTAAGCATCAGCGCCTCGGAGTTTTCCGAGGACGTGGCGCGCACCAACGTCGATCTGGTGCGCGGCTACAAAGCCCTGCAGAACGAGTTCTGA
- a CDS encoding metal ABC transporter substrate-binding protein → MRALLVLFSLMLSMSLSAAEKLQVVTSFSILADMTHQVGGEHIQITNMVGPDADAHTYEPTPDDAKALLKAKLIIKNGLGFEPWLDRLVTSTETKAPVISASHGVIPRSLDEDGETVPDPHAWHNLANTELYIANITKALIAADPANKADYERNSQAYLKQIYALLAEAKAKLGSLPPGNRKIVTSHDAFGYLGQAYGIDFMAPQGLSTEREPSAAEVAQLITQIRQAKVKAVFMENIKDARLLKQIADESGAHIGGTLYSDALAATGPASTFAGLFEYNLNTLYNALSKP, encoded by the coding sequence ATGCGCGCTTTACTCGTGCTGTTCAGTTTGATGCTGTCGATGTCGCTGTCTGCCGCAGAAAAACTCCAGGTGGTCACCAGTTTCAGCATCCTTGCCGACATGACCCATCAGGTCGGCGGCGAGCATATCCAGATCACCAACATGGTCGGCCCGGACGCCGACGCGCACACCTACGAGCCGACCCCGGACGATGCCAAAGCCTTGCTCAAGGCCAAGCTCATCATCAAGAACGGCCTCGGGTTTGAGCCATGGCTGGATCGCCTGGTAACCAGCACCGAAACCAAAGCGCCGGTGATCAGCGCCAGCCACGGCGTGATTCCGCGCTCGCTGGATGAAGACGGTGAAACCGTTCCCGACCCGCACGCCTGGCACAACCTGGCGAACACCGAGCTGTACATCGCCAACATCACCAAAGCGCTGATCGCTGCCGACCCAGCGAACAAGGCTGACTACGAACGCAACAGCCAGGCCTATCTGAAACAGATCTACGCCCTGCTCGCCGAAGCCAAGGCCAAGCTCGGTTCGCTGCCACCGGGCAACCGCAAGATCGTCACGTCGCATGACGCGTTCGGCTATCTGGGCCAGGCCTACGGCATCGACTTCATGGCCCCTCAAGGTCTGTCCACCGAGCGTGAACCCTCGGCCGCGGAAGTGGCGCAATTGATCACCCAGATTCGCCAGGCCAAGGTCAAAGCGGTGTTCATGGAAAACATCAAGGACGCCCGCCTGCTCAAGCAGATTGCCGATGAAAGCGGCGCGCACATTGGCGGCACGCTTTACTCCGATGCGCTCGCGGCAACCGGCCCGGCCAGCACCTTCGCCGGTCTGTTCGAATACAACCTCAACACCCTCTACAACGCGTTGAGCAAACCATGA
- a CDS encoding metal ABC transporter permease has protein sequence MIAAAHLWQPFHEFVFMRRALLGGLVLACSTAPLGVFLILRRMSLIGDAVAHGILPGAALGFWFAGLSLPALTIGGLSAGLSMAGLAAWITRRTGLREDASLAAIYPISLASGVLILGIAGKRLDLLHLLFGSALAVDGPTLTGMLWVSGFSLIAMALIYKPLLLDTLDPLFLQTVSRLGPLAHGVFLTLVVLNLVIGFQAIGALMVVGLMMLPAAASRFWSRRLPVLMAIAAVLGCLSVWLGLLLSFYYSLPSGPAIVLVAGGLYLLSVVFGPVHGLLRRPPLLTSQ, from the coding sequence ATGATCGCCGCCGCACATCTTTGGCAACCGTTCCACGAGTTCGTCTTCATGCGCCGGGCATTGCTCGGCGGTCTGGTTCTGGCTTGCAGCACCGCACCCCTTGGCGTGTTTTTGATCCTGCGCCGCATGAGTCTGATCGGTGACGCCGTCGCTCACGGCATCTTGCCCGGCGCCGCGCTGGGCTTCTGGTTCGCCGGTCTGAGTCTTCCGGCACTGACCATCGGCGGCCTCAGCGCCGGCCTGAGCATGGCCGGACTCGCCGCATGGATCACCCGTCGCACTGGCCTGCGCGAAGACGCCAGCCTCGCCGCGATCTACCCGATCTCCCTCGCCAGTGGCGTGCTGATCCTCGGCATCGCCGGCAAACGCCTGGACTTATTACACCTGCTATTCGGCTCGGCATTGGCAGTCGATGGCCCCACCCTCACCGGCATGCTCTGGGTTTCCGGCTTCAGCCTGATCGCCATGGCCCTGATCTATAAACCGCTGTTGCTCGACACCCTCGACCCACTTTTCCTGCAAACCGTCAGCCGTCTCGGGCCGCTCGCTCACGGGGTGTTTCTGACCCTCGTGGTGCTGAATCTGGTGATCGGTTTCCAGGCCATCGGCGCGCTGATGGTGGTCGGTTTGATGATGTTGCCGGCGGCCGCTTCGCGATTCTGGAGCCGCCGCCTGCCGGTGCTGATGGCCATCGCCGCCGTACTCGGTTGCCTCTCGGTGTGGCTCGGTTTGTTGCTGTCGTTCTATTACTCGCTGCCCAGCGGTCCGGCCATCGTGCTGGTGGCTGGGGGTCTGTATCTGCTGTCCGTGGTGTTCGGTCCGGTGCACGGCTTGCTGCGCCGCCCGCCTTTGCTCACATCCCAATGA
- a CDS encoding metal ABC transporter ATP-binding protein, which produces MIRCQSLRWGAPGQPLTPAVDFELPEGSLTAVIGANGSGKSSLLKVIAGLQKPLAGKIVLDVPRKGGLSFLPQQQHLDRQFPISLQELVAAGFWGSKQTPEARSQKLKAVLDDWCLSGLEHRPLMALSGGELQRALLARLSLAEAPLLLLDEPHAALDELGQELLWKHIHAWHAEGRTLVVVCHDLAAVRQHIPQTLLIKSSGCTLGPSTELIRQQPQSQVA; this is translated from the coding sequence ATGATTCGCTGCCAATCCCTACGCTGGGGCGCACCCGGTCAACCCCTAACGCCAGCAGTGGATTTTGAATTGCCCGAGGGCAGTCTGACTGCGGTAATCGGCGCCAATGGCTCGGGCAAAAGCAGCCTGCTGAAAGTCATTGCCGGCCTGCAAAAACCGCTGGCCGGCAAAATCGTGCTGGACGTTCCACGCAAGGGCGGCCTCTCATTCCTGCCCCAGCAACAACATCTGGACCGACAATTCCCCATCAGTTTGCAAGAGTTGGTAGCCGCCGGATTCTGGGGCAGCAAGCAAACGCCTGAAGCCCGCAGCCAAAAACTCAAAGCCGTTCTGGATGATTGGTGTCTGTCAGGCTTGGAACACCGTCCGCTGATGGCGCTCTCCGGTGGCGAATTACAACGCGCGTTGCTTGCCCGCCTGAGCCTCGCCGAAGCGCCTTTGCTGTTGCTCGACGAACCCCACGCTGCCCTCGATGAACTCGGCCAGGAACTGCTGTGGAAACACATCCACGCCTGGCATGCCGAAGGTCGAACGCTGGTCGTCGTGTGCCATGACCTCGCCGCCGTGCGCCAACACATCCCACAAACCTTGCTGATCAAAAGCAGCGGCTGCACCCTCGGACCCAGCACCGAATTGATCCGCCAACAACCGCAATCGCAGGTGGCCTGA
- the folE2 gene encoding GTP cyclohydrolase FolE2, with protein MNALTLPDIAAQASRQALPLEWVGMCGIALPVLFDGQRLSAKADAGVSLDDGEARGIHMSRLYLALEVLEQENLTPGLLRRVLQRFLDSHEGLCSSAYLKIHVDLLLKRPALVSPLAGWKTYPASIEARLKNDMFHVELKIDVAYSSTCPCSAALSRQLIQQQFVDDFANKPLQHADVLAWLGSTKGIVATPHSQRSTAQLQLHLDDFLDDLPLIAVINDAEAALGTAVQTAVKRADEQAFALANGQNLMFCEDAARRLNLALKRSPGINAFHIRVVHAESLHAHDAVAESRHNWEAK; from the coding sequence ATGAATGCGCTGACTCTGCCGGATATCGCCGCGCAGGCCTCACGCCAAGCCCTGCCACTCGAGTGGGTGGGCATGTGCGGCATTGCTCTTCCTGTTTTATTCGATGGCCAACGACTGAGCGCCAAAGCCGATGCCGGTGTCAGCCTGGACGATGGCGAAGCGCGCGGCATTCACATGTCGCGGCTGTATCTGGCGCTGGAAGTGCTTGAACAGGAGAACCTCACACCAGGTTTACTACGCCGTGTTTTGCAGCGTTTTCTCGACAGCCACGAAGGATTGTGCTCCAGCGCTTACCTGAAAATTCACGTCGATTTACTGCTCAAACGACCGGCACTGGTCAGCCCATTGGCTGGCTGGAAAACCTATCCAGCGAGCATCGAAGCACGATTAAAAAACGATATGTTCCACGTGGAACTAAAAATCGACGTTGCTTATTCCTCGACGTGCCCGTGTTCCGCAGCGTTATCCCGTCAATTAATCCAACAGCAATTCGTCGATGACTTCGCCAACAAGCCGCTGCAACACGCCGATGTTTTAGCCTGGCTGGGTTCGACAAAAGGCATCGTCGCCACACCACACAGTCAACGCAGCACTGCGCAATTACAGTTGCACCTGGACGATTTTCTCGACGATCTGCCCTTGATCGCCGTCATCAACGACGCCGAAGCCGCCCTCGGCACAGCCGTGCAAACGGCGGTAAAACGCGCCGATGAACAAGCCTTCGCCTTGGCCAATGGTCAGAACCTGATGTTCTGCGAAGACGCCGCACGACGCTTGAACCTGGCCCTGAAACGCTCTCCCGGCATCAACGCTTTCCACATACGAGTCGTGCACGCCGAGAGCCTTCACGCTCACGACGCAGTCGCCGAAAGTCGCCACAACTGGGAGGCAAAATGA
- a CDS encoding N-acetylmuramoyl-L-alanine amidase has protein sequence MHRRHLLNLILASAAFALPFGVSATQIRNARLWHSDDKLRLVFDLSGPVQFKTFTLSSPERLIIDLSGANLSGDFSQLALNNTVIRSIRSGHYGQGDTRIVLDLSAPVQLNSFQLPPQDGQGHRLVLDMKTATPMQIAAAPIPEPIIDKAHPKRDIIVVVDPGHGGKDPGAVGAKGEREKDVVLSIAQLLAKRLKREKGYDVKLVRNDDFFVPLRKRVEIARKHNADMFISVHADAAPRLTASGASVYCLSEGGATSATARFMAQRENGADLLGATSLLNLKDKDPMLAGVILDMSMNATIAASLQLGSTVLGSLAGITTLHQKRVEQAGFAVLKSPDVPSILVETGFISNARDSQRLVTARHQQAVADGLFEGLQRYFQKNPPLNSYVAWQQEQKKAQA, from the coding sequence ATGCACAGACGTCACTTGCTCAACCTGATTCTGGCCAGCGCGGCCTTCGCTTTACCCTTTGGTGTTTCGGCCACGCAGATTCGCAACGCACGGCTCTGGCATTCGGATGACAAGTTGCGATTGGTGTTCGATCTGAGTGGGCCGGTGCAATTCAAGACGTTCACCCTGAGTTCGCCCGAGCGGCTGATCATCGATCTGAGCGGCGCGAACCTCAGCGGCGATTTCAGTCAGTTGGCGTTGAACAACACGGTGATCCGCTCAATCCGTTCCGGCCACTACGGTCAGGGCGACACCCGAATCGTCCTCGACCTCAGCGCGCCAGTGCAGCTCAACAGTTTTCAACTGCCGCCCCAGGACGGGCAGGGCCATCGACTGGTGCTCGATATGAAGACCGCTACGCCGATGCAGATTGCAGCAGCGCCAATCCCTGAGCCGATCATCGACAAGGCTCACCCCAAGCGCGACATCATCGTGGTCGTCGACCCCGGCCACGGCGGCAAAGACCCGGGCGCGGTCGGTGCCAAAGGTGAGCGGGAAAAAGACGTGGTGCTGTCGATCGCTCAACTACTGGCCAAACGACTGAAACGCGAGAAGGGCTACGACGTGAAACTGGTGCGCAACGACGACTTCTTCGTCCCGCTGCGCAAACGCGTGGAGATCGCCCGCAAGCACAACGCCGACATGTTTATCTCGGTGCACGCCGATGCCGCGCCACGGCTCACAGCGTCCGGCGCGTCGGTGTATTGCCTGTCAGAAGGCGGCGCGACCTCGGCCACGGCCCGGTTCATGGCGCAGCGGGAGAACGGCGCCGATCTGCTGGGCGCCACCAGCCTGCTCAACCTCAAGGACAAGGACCCGATGCTCGCCGGGGTGATTCTCGATATGTCGATGAACGCGACCATCGCCGCCAGCCTGCAACTGGGCAGCACCGTGCTTGGCAGCCTGGCCGGCATCACCACGCTGCATCAGAAGCGCGTGGAACAGGCCGGATTCGCGGTGCTGAAGTCGCCGGACGTGCCATCGATCCTGGTGGAAACCGGCTTCATTTCCAACGCCCGCGACAGTCAGCGGCTGGTGACGGCGCGGCATCAACAGGCCGTGGCTGACGGATTGTTCGAAGGCCTGCAGCGCTATTTCCAGAAGAATCCGCCGCTCAACAGCTACGTCGCCTGGCAGCAGGAACAGAAAAAAGCCCAGGCCTAA
- the zigA gene encoding zinc metallochaperone GTPase ZigA, whose translation MPHRLPVTVLSGFLGAGKSTLLNYVLRNRDNLRVAVIVNDMSEINIDGSEVQRDVSLNRAEEKLVEMSNGCICCTLREDLLEEVSKLAKDGRFDYLLIESTGISEPLPVAETFTFRDEDGQSLADIARLDTMVTVVDGMNFLLDYQAAESLASRGETLGEEDERSITDLLIEQIEFADVILISKIDLISSSERQELIAILERLNSQAEIIPMVMGEIPLEKILNTGRFDFEKAAQAPGWLQELRGEHVPETEEYGIASTAYRARRPFHPQRFFSFIDRPWVNGKLLRSKGFFWLASKHMDAGSWSQAGGLMRHGFAGRWWRFVPKTQWPQDEESTAGIMENWTASTGDCRQELVFIGQNIDFALLAAELDNCLLTDDEMAQGIEGWRLLPDPFGPWHEEAA comes from the coding sequence ATGCCCCATCGTCTCCCCGTGACCGTCTTGTCGGGCTTTCTCGGCGCCGGAAAGAGTACGTTGCTCAATTACGTCCTACGTAATCGCGATAATTTGCGGGTCGCCGTGATCGTCAACGATATGAGCGAGATCAACATCGATGGCAGCGAAGTCCAGCGCGATGTCAGCCTGAACCGCGCCGAAGAGAAACTCGTGGAAATGAGCAACGGCTGTATTTGCTGTACGTTGCGCGAGGATTTGCTGGAAGAAGTCAGCAAACTCGCGAAGGACGGTCGATTCGATTACCTGTTGATCGAATCCACCGGGATTTCCGAACCGCTGCCCGTGGCGGAAACTTTCACCTTCCGCGACGAAGACGGCCAGAGTCTGGCCGACATCGCCCGGCTCGACACCATGGTTACCGTGGTCGATGGCATGAACTTCCTGCTCGACTACCAGGCCGCCGAAAGCCTAGCGTCCCGTGGTGAAACCCTGGGCGAGGAGGATGAGCGTTCGATTACTGACCTGCTGATCGAGCAGATCGAATTCGCTGACGTGATCCTGATCAGCAAGATCGACTTGATCAGCAGCAGCGAGCGCCAAGAGCTGATTGCGATCCTCGAACGGCTCAACTCCCAGGCGGAAATCATCCCGATGGTCATGGGTGAAATTCCGCTGGAAAAGATCCTCAACACCGGGCGCTTCGACTTCGAAAAAGCTGCCCAGGCCCCGGGCTGGTTGCAGGAGTTGCGCGGCGAGCACGTGCCGGAAACCGAAGAATACGGCATCGCCTCCACGGCCTATCGCGCCCGCCGACCGTTCCATCCACAGCGCTTTTTCAGCTTCATCGACCGCCCGTGGGTGAATGGCAAACTGCTGCGCTCCAAAGGGTTTTTCTGGCTGGCCAGCAAGCACATGGACGCCGGTAGCTGGTCCCAGGCCGGCGGTTTGATGCGCCACGGTTTTGCCGGTCGCTGGTGGCGTTTCGTGCCGAAAACCCAATGGCCGCAGGACGAAGAAAGCACCGCCGGGATTATGGAAAACTGGACCGCGAGCACCGGCGATTGCCGCCAGGAACTGGTGTTCATCGGCCAGAACATCGACTTCGCGCTGCTCGCCGCCGAACTCGACAACTGCCTGCTCACCGACGATGAAATGGCCCAAGGCATAGAAGGCTGGCGCCTGCTGCCAGACCCGTTCGGCCCCTGGCACGAAGAGGCGGCCTGA